A genome region from Anolis carolinensis isolate JA03-04 chromosome 6, rAnoCar3.1.pri, whole genome shotgun sequence includes the following:
- the LOC134299981 gene encoding uncharacterized protein LOC134299981, translating into MEEVSNAISQQKNNKASGPDGIPAEIFKTGGPELIQQFHQLIEKVWVIEKIPADFKDATIINLFKKGDRTDCGNYRGISLLTSAGKILARILANRLLPVSEDTLPESQNGFRPSRGTVDMIFTARQLQEKCREQNQPLYMAFIDLAKAFDTVNCSTLWTILQKIGCPDKFVNILQLLQDLQATLNTFAEAYEKLGLSLNIEKTKVLFQQAPANPSAMPGIQHNGVTLENVDYFRYLGSHLSTKVNIDTEIQHRLSSASTAFFRMKQRVFDNRDICRDTKVLLYKAIVLPTLLYACKTWTVYRHHTKLLEHFHQRCLRKILQISWEDRWTNVSMLEEAKTTSIEAMLLSHQLRWTSHVV; encoded by the coding sequence atggaagaagttagcaatgccatcagccaacaaaaaaacaacaaagccagcggacctgatgggatccctgctgaaatcttcaaaacgggtggacctgagctgatacaacaattccaccagctcattgaaaaggtgtgggtgatcgagaaaatcccagcagacttcaaggatgccaccatcatcaaccttttcaagaaaggggatagaacagactgcgggaactatcgcggtatctcccttctaacctccgctgggaaaatcctcgcaagaatccttgcaaaccgccttctccctgtctcagaagacaccctcccagaatcccagaatggcttccgcccctccagaggaacagtggacatgatcttcactgcacgacagctccaagaaaaatgcagggaacaaaaccaacctctgtacatggcattcattgaccttgcaaaggcattcgacacagtgaattgcagcactctctggaccatcctccaaaaaatcgggtgccctgacaaatttgtgaacatcctgcagctcctccaagacctacaagccactctaaacaccttcgcagaagcatacgagaagctcggcctctcattgaacatcgagaaaaccaaagtgctcttccaacaggcaccagctaatccctctgcaatgccaggaatacagcataatggtgtaacattagaaaatgttgactatttccgctaccttggcagccacctctccacaaaagtcaacatcgacactgaaatacaacaccgcctgagctctgcgagcacagcatttttcagaatgaagcagagagtgtttgacaatcgggacatctgtagagataccaaggtgcttctttataaagccattgtcctcccaaccctgctctacgcctgcaaaacctggacggtctacagacatcacaccaaactcctggagcatttccatcagcgttgcctcagaaaaatcctgcaaatctcttgggaagacaggtggacaaatgtcagcatgctggaagaagcaaagaccaccagcattgaagcgatgctcctatcccatcaactccgctggactagccatgttgtctga